Below is a window of Cytophaga hutchinsonii ATCC 33406 DNA.
CTTTATAATTTATTTCAATCGCATTTATTACACAACAATATGAAATACACAGTTGAAAAAACAGAGAAGTACGTTCTGTTTCAATTACACGAAGAGAAACTTACTTCTATTACAGCACCTGATTTGAAAACAGAATTAGTTACGCTTAATGCTGAGGGTTTCAATAACATCATCTTAAACATGACAGATGTTAAGTATGCGGATTCATCGGGATTAAGTTCTATCCTGATCGGTAACCGTGTATGTAATAATAGTGGTGGTTTGTTTGTGATGTGCAATGTAAACGATCACGTAATGAAATTATTGAAGATCTCTCAGTTGGATACGATCTTAACACTGCTTCCAACAGTTGAAGAAGGTATTGATGCTGTTTTTCTTCATGAAATTCAAGGAGATTTAGAAGACGAAGAATCTGCTGAGTAAATATAATGGATTTTGAACTATTCATTTTAGGTTCAAGTTCGGCAACGCCGTCAAAGGGCCGATATCAGTCGGCCCAACTATTAAAAATACACAACGATTATTTTATGATTGATTGTGGTGAAGCGGCACAATATCAATTAAGCCGGTATAAACTGAACCACACAAAAATCAGTCATATCTTTATAAGCCATTTGCATGGCGATCATTTTTTTGGCTTGGTTGGCCTGTTAAGTACCATGAATCTGTATGGAAGAAAAAATCCCATACACGTATTCGGCCCTCCGGGTTTGGATGAGATCATTCAGATACAGCTGAAATATTCTGAAACGCTTCTGCAATTTCCCCTGCATTATACAACACTGGAAAATGAAGGAAGTGAACACATTCTGGATCATCCCCTGGTAGACGTATATACCATTCCGCTTGAACACCGGATTCGCTGTAATGGTTTTTTATTTAAAGAAAAACCAAAATCATACAAACTCAATAAAAGCAAATTACCTGAAGATCTCAGCCTGCTTGAAATTGCACAGCTAAAGCAGGGCATAGATGTATACGATGAAAATGGGAATGTAAAAGCATTGGTACGTGAAATATGCATGCCTGCATTAAAATCGCGCAGCTATGCCTACTGTTCAGATACGAAAGTGAACGAACAGTATTTTCCATACATCAAAGGCGTTGATCTGCTGTATCATGAAAGTACCTTTCTGGATGAACTTGCAGACCGGGCTGCCAAAACATATCATACAACTGCTAAACAGGCCGCACAGGTAGCTAAAGAAGCCGAAGCAGGAAAATTAATTATTGGTCATTTCTCTTCCCGGTATTACGATACAGAACCATTTCTGCTGGAAGCCAGTTCTATTTTTAAACACACCTATCTGGGTACAGAAGGAAGCAGTTTCTATGTAAGCGATCGTATAAGCCATGAAGACAACTCTTGAACAGAAGCGGACAAATTTATTTATTGTTCTCGCAGGAATTTTTATTACCAATGCTATTCTGGCTGAGATGATCGGTGTGAAAATATTTTCCCTGGAAAAAACATTTCATCTTGATCCGGCACAACTTTCTTTATTTACAGATTTTAAACTTGATTTCAATCTTACTGCCGGAGCGCTGATCTGGCCGATCGTTTTTATTTCCACAGATATCATTAATGAATATTTTGGCAAAAAAGGCGTGAAAAAAGCCACCTACCTGGCCATTGGATTAATTATTTACAGCTTTTTTGTCTTATTCATTTCCACACATACAACTCCTGCCGATTTTTGGCTTGATGTCAATAACCACGATGCAAACGGCCAGCCCTTTAATATTGACTATGCCTTTCAGCGGATCTTTTCTCAAGGACAGTCCATTATCATAGCATCGCTTACAGCATTCCTGATCGGACAATTGCTGGATGTATATGTGTTTCATGCGATCCGTGCATCAACAGGTGAAAAATGGTTGTGGCTCCGCGCTACAGGTTCAACACTGGTGTCGCAGCTGATTGATAGTTTTGTTGTTTTATTTATTGCTTTTTATGTGCTTGCCGGTCCCAATAAATGGACACTGCAGCAAGTACTTTCCATTGGTATCATCAATTATATCTACAAGTTCAGTGTAGCCGTACTGCTTACGCCGCTGCTGTACGTAGCGCATCATTTTATCGATAAGTATCTTGGAGCAAAAGCATCCGAAGACGTAATTGACCAGGCCAATACGTCCGGCTATACCGACTGAGCAGATTTGATGCGGTCGCAGCATATCGCTGTAGCAATCCCAACATTTAACGACTCAGCCTGTCCGAACCTTGGAATAGTCAGCATCTGCGTAATGCATGCTTTAACGCCTTCACTGATGCCATGCGCTTCATTGCCCATAACCAATATACCTACCTCTTTAAATGAAGCGGTGTGTATATTTTCCCCATGAAGATCTGCACCATACACCGATACACGTTGTTGCTTTAAAAAAGCTGACAGATCCGTATAATGAACTTTTACACGCAAAAATGAACCTTTGGAAGCATTGATAACTTTAGGGTTATAGAAATCTGCTGTATCTTCAGAGCAGATGATTTTACTGATTCCATACCAATCCGCAATACGTATAATGGTTCCCAGATTACCGGGGTCATTGATATTATCCAGGGCTATCACCCACTCACCTTTAATGGTTTCCGGCAATAACACTTCATTTACGGCACATACAGCGATAGCAGCATCGTTGCTTTGCAAAGAGCCTATTGAATCCAGCTCTGTATCACCCGCAAGCTCAATAATGCCTGAAAACGGTGCGAGTAGCTCTTTGTACTTGGCATGAAAATAAGAAGTCACTAATAGCTTTTGAATTTTAAAATCAGATGAAAGTACTTCTAATACAGACTTCTCGCCTTCAATAATAAATTGATTATAAAGTCTTCGAAATTTCTTATTTTGAAGAGATTTAGTGAATTTTACAGTCTGTTTCGTTAACATCTAAATACGCATTGAAGCTACTATATTACATT
It encodes the following:
- a CDS encoding queuosine precursor transporter → MKTTLEQKRTNLFIVLAGIFITNAILAEMIGVKIFSLEKTFHLDPAQLSLFTDFKLDFNLTAGALIWPIVFISTDIINEYFGKKGVKKATYLAIGLIIYSFFVLFISTHTTPADFWLDVNNHDANGQPFNIDYAFQRIFSQGQSIIIASLTAFLIGQLLDVYVFHAIRASTGEKWLWLRATGSTLVSQLIDSFVVLFIAFYVLAGPNKWTLQQVLSIGIINYIYKFSVAVLLTPLLYVAHHFIDKYLGAKASEDVIDQANTSGYTD
- a CDS encoding STAS domain-containing protein; amino-acid sequence: MKYTVEKTEKYVLFQLHEEKLTSITAPDLKTELVTLNAEGFNNIILNMTDVKYADSSGLSSILIGNRVCNNSGGLFVMCNVNDHVMKLLKISQLDTILTLLPTVEEGIDAVFLHEIQGDLEDEESAE
- a CDS encoding ribonuclease Z, yielding MDFELFILGSSSATPSKGRYQSAQLLKIHNDYFMIDCGEAAQYQLSRYKLNHTKISHIFISHLHGDHFFGLVGLLSTMNLYGRKNPIHVFGPPGLDEIIQIQLKYSETLLQFPLHYTTLENEGSEHILDHPLVDVYTIPLEHRIRCNGFLFKEKPKSYKLNKSKLPEDLSLLEIAQLKQGIDVYDENGNVKALVREICMPALKSRSYAYCSDTKVNEQYFPYIKGVDLLYHESTFLDELADRAAKTYHTTAKQAAQVAKEAEAGKLIIGHFSSRYYDTEPFLLEASSIFKHTYLGTEGSSFYVSDRISHEDNS
- a CDS encoding RNA methyltransferase — translated: MLTKQTVKFTKSLQNKKFRRLYNQFIIEGEKSVLEVLSSDFKIQKLLVTSYFHAKYKELLAPFSGIIELAGDTELDSIGSLQSNDAAIAVCAVNEVLLPETIKGEWVIALDNINDPGNLGTIIRIADWYGISKIICSEDTADFYNPKVINASKGSFLRVKVHYTDLSAFLKQQRVSVYGADLHGENIHTASFKEVGILVMGNEAHGISEGVKACITQMLTIPRFGQAESLNVGIATAICCDRIKSAQSV